The Lysobacter enzymogenes genome window below encodes:
- a CDS encoding DUF2066 domain-containing protein, with the protein MGWSMGKAIRTWAMAAALLASFAASAQRVEGDRAQADGAYSAEVPVGGQSEAERNGAMARALAQVLGKMSGDRAAASRPGVGQELRRAKDYATGYDYRQDEGVSQMTGAPTFQTTLVVNFDQEKVENLAATLGLPIWPQPRPKPVLWLAIDDGSGPRLVGLGQANAARAALNRAVERGYRLGLPTGSAAEQASVGAIWRGDAAAVARASARYSPPMQLIGKLYRVKSGGWKGDWSFVDGGKVLNSWNLTDADARKVMAGGADGAADALMKRYAKRSVAGAPGTYRVVFTGVRSAEDYIRLAGYLQGLAVVRKIVPVRATPESVEFDLDLLSGLPGFKRMTDAGDTLVGLEGLEGQPPVFQLH; encoded by the coding sequence ATGGGCTGGTCGATGGGTAAGGCAATCCGGACTTGGGCAATGGCTGCGGCGCTGCTGGCGAGTTTCGCCGCGAGCGCGCAGCGGGTGGAGGGCGACCGCGCCCAGGCCGACGGCGCGTATTCGGCCGAAGTGCCGGTCGGCGGCCAGAGCGAGGCCGAGCGCAACGGCGCGATGGCGCGGGCGCTGGCCCAGGTGCTCGGCAAGATGTCCGGCGACCGCGCCGCGGCCAGCCGCCCCGGCGTCGGCCAGGAACTGCGCCGGGCCAAGGACTACGCCACCGGCTACGACTACCGCCAGGACGAGGGCGTGTCGCAGATGACCGGCGCGCCGACGTTCCAGACCACCTTGGTGGTCAATTTCGACCAGGAGAAGGTCGAGAACCTCGCCGCCACGCTCGGCCTGCCGATCTGGCCGCAGCCGCGGCCCAAGCCGGTGCTGTGGCTGGCGATCGACGACGGCAGCGGCCCGCGCCTGGTCGGCCTGGGCCAGGCCAACGCCGCGCGCGCCGCGCTGAACCGCGCGGTCGAGCGCGGCTACCGGCTCGGCCTGCCGACCGGCAGCGCCGCCGAACAGGCCAGCGTCGGCGCGATCTGGCGCGGCGACGCCGCCGCGGTGGCGCGCGCGTCGGCCCGCTACAGCCCGCCGATGCAGCTGATCGGCAAGCTCTACCGGGTCAAGAGCGGCGGCTGGAAGGGAGACTGGTCGTTCGTCGACGGCGGCAAGGTGCTCAACAGTTGGAACCTCACCGACGCGGACGCGCGCAAGGTCATGGCCGGCGGCGCCGACGGCGCCGCCGACGCGCTGATGAAGCGCTACGCCAAGCGCAGCGTGGCCGGCGCCCCGGGCACGTACCGGGTCGTGTTCACCGGCGTGCGCAGCGCCGAGGACTACATCCGCCTGGCCGGCTATCTGCAGGGCCTGGCGGTGGTGCGCAAGATCGTGCCGGTGCGCGCCACGCCCGAAAGCGTTGAGTTCGACCTCGACCTGCTGTCCGGCCTGCCCGGCTTCAAGCGCATGACCGACGCCGGCGACACCCTGGTGGGCCTGGAAGGCCTCGAGGGTCAGCCGCCTGTGTTCCAACTGCACTGA
- the purM gene encoding phosphoribosylformylglycinamidine cyclo-ligase, protein MTASSSDTSPKPLTYRDAGVDIDAGNEVVERIKPLVKRSFRPEVMGGLGGFGALFDLSGKYREPVLVSGTDGVGTKLKLAQQLNRHDTIGIDLVGMCVNDVLVQGAEPLFFLDYFATGKLDVDTTVAVVGGIAKGCELAGCALIGGETAEMPDMYPPGEYDLAGFTVGAVEKSQILDGSRVQRGDVLIGIASSGPHSNGYSLIRRIFDRAGRPGDVAVGGVRLIDALMEPTALYVKPILELLRANGGEHRIHAMAHITGGGLTENIIRVIPDGLGLDIRTATWTLPPVFDWLQREGAVPREEMWRTFNCGIGFVLVVPDEAAAATEADLRRLGLAHWRIGEVVGHSGGERVHIG, encoded by the coding sequence GTGACCGCTTCCTCCTCCGACACCTCTCCCAAGCCGCTGACCTACCGCGACGCGGGCGTCGACATCGACGCCGGCAACGAGGTCGTCGAACGCATCAAGCCGCTGGTCAAGCGCAGCTTCCGTCCCGAAGTGATGGGCGGGCTGGGCGGCTTCGGCGCCCTGTTCGACCTGTCCGGCAAGTACCGCGAGCCGGTGCTGGTGTCCGGCACCGACGGCGTCGGCACCAAGCTCAAGCTGGCCCAGCAGCTCAACCGCCACGACACCATCGGCATCGACCTGGTCGGCATGTGCGTCAACGACGTGCTGGTGCAGGGCGCCGAGCCGCTGTTCTTCCTCGACTACTTCGCCACCGGCAAGCTCGACGTGGACACCACCGTCGCGGTCGTCGGCGGCATCGCCAAGGGCTGCGAACTGGCCGGCTGCGCGCTGATCGGCGGCGAAACCGCCGAGATGCCCGACATGTACCCGCCGGGCGAGTACGACCTGGCCGGCTTCACCGTCGGCGCGGTCGAGAAGTCGCAGATCCTCGACGGTTCGCGGGTCCAGCGCGGCGACGTGCTGATCGGCATCGCCTCCAGCGGCCCGCACTCCAACGGCTATTCGCTGATCCGCCGCATCTTCGACCGCGCCGGCCGCCCGGGCGACGTCGCCGTCGGCGGCGTGCGCCTGATCGACGCGCTGATGGAGCCGACCGCGCTGTACGTCAAGCCGATCCTGGAACTGCTGCGCGCCAACGGCGGCGAGCATCGGATCCACGCCATGGCCCACATCACCGGCGGCGGCCTGACCGAGAACATCATCCGCGTCATCCCCGACGGCCTCGGCCTCGACATCCGCACCGCCACCTGGACCCTGCCGCCGGTGTTCGACTGGCTGCAGCGCGAAGGCGCGGTGCCGCGCGAGGAAATGTGGCGCACCTTCAACTGCGGCATCGGCTTCGTGCTGGTGGTGCCGGACGAAGCCGCGGCGGCGACCGAGGCCGACCTGCGCCGTCTGGGGTTGGCGCACTGGCGCATCGGCGAAGTGGTCGGGCACAGCGGCGGCGAGCGCGTGCATATCGGCTGA